A portion of the Aphelocoma coerulescens isolate FSJ_1873_10779 chromosome 1, UR_Acoe_1.0, whole genome shotgun sequence genome contains these proteins:
- the LOC138110125 gene encoding inhibitor of apoptosis protein isoform X1: protein MNIVEDSPFLASIMRQSALCGELKYDLSCELYRMSTFSTFPMNTPVSERSLARAGFYYTGVQDKVKCFSCGLTLENWQPGDNAMEKHKQLYPSCSFVQSVLSVSNLGLSSRSAFSPSVASSLSPSLHSIALSPSLEQVGYFSGSFSSFPQDPVTTRAVEDLSFLSPKLHNPSMRTEDARLRTFHSWPLTFLSPTDLAKAGLYYLGTADKVACFTCGGQLCNWEPKDNAVSEHRRHYPNCPFVENLIRDQQSFNVSNVSMQTHEARVKTFINWPTRIPVQPEQLADAGFYYVGRNDDVKCFCCDGGLRCWESGDDPWIEHAKWFPRCEYLLRVKGREFVSQIQARFPHLLEQLLSTSDPPVDENLDPPIIRFEPGESHSEDAIMMNTPVVKAALEMGFSRRLIKQTVQSKILATGENYKTVNDLVSDLLTAEDEKIEEEKEKQLEEVASDDLSLIRKNRMALFQRLTCVLPILGSLLSAKVITELEHDVIKQKTQTALQARELIDTILVKGNDAASIFRNCLRDCDPVLYRDLFVEKTIKYVPTEDVSGLPMEEQLRRLQEERTCKVCMDREVSIVFIPCGHLVVCKECAPSLRKCPICRGTIKGTVRTFLS, encoded by the exons ATGAACATAGTGGAAGATAGCCCTTTCTTGGCTAGCATCATGAGGCAGAGTGCTCTGTGTGGTGAACTGAAGTATGACCTGTCCTGTGAACTCTACAGAATGTCAACGTTCTCTACTTTCCCCATGAACACACCGGTATCAGAGCGGAGCCTTGCCCGGGCTGGGTTTTATTACACAGGTGTGCAAGATAAAGTTAAGTGCTTCAGTTGTGGCTTAACATTGGAGAACTGGCAACCAGGAGATAATGCTATGGAAAAACATAAGCAGCTGTATCCTAGCTGCAGTTTTGTTCAAAGTGTGCTTTCAGTTAGCAACCTTGGACTGTCATCTCGTTCGGCCTTTTCACCTTCAGTTGCAAGCAGTCTCTCACCATCTCTACATTCCATAGCACTTTCTCCAAGTTTAGAACAGGTTGGATATTTCAGTGGCtctttttccagttttcctcAAGACCCAGTAACTACAAGGGCAGTTGAAGACCTTTCATTCTTGAGCCCTAAGCTTCACAATCCTTCTATGAGGACAGAAGATGCTAGGCTACGCACCTTTCACTCATGGCCACTGACATTTCTCTCACCCACTGATCTGGCAAAGGCTGGACTTTATTATTTGGGGACAGCAGACAAAGTTGCTTGTTTTACCTGTGGTGGTCAGCTGTGTAATTGGGAACCAAAAGACAATGCTGTGTCAGAGCATCGGAGACACTATCCCAACTGCCCTTTTGTGGAAAACCTTATCCGTGACCAGCAGAGTTTCAATGTTTCAAATGTGAGCATGCAAACCCATGAAGCACGTGTTAAAACATTCATAAATTGGCCAACCAGAATTCCAGTTCAGCCTGAACAGCTTGCAGATGCTGGCTTTTACTATGTAG gtcGCAATGATGATGTGAAGTGTTTTTGCTGTGATGGTGGGTTAAGGTGCTGGGAATCTGGAGATGATCCATGGATTGAGCATGCAAAGTGGTTTCCAAG ATGTGAGTATCTGCTTCGTGTAAAAGGAAGAGAGTTTGTAAGTCAAATTCAGGCCAGATTCCCCCATCTCCTTGAACAG ctcttgtcAACCTCTGATCCGCCTGTAGATGAAAACCTTGATCCTCCAA TTATTCGTTTTGAACCTGGAGAGAGCCATTCAGAAGATGCAATCATGATGAACACACCTGTGGTTAAAGCTGCCTTGGAGATGGGATTCAGTAGAAGGCTAATAAAGCAAACAGTGCAAAGTAAAATCTTGGCCACTGGAGAAAACTACAAGACTGTTAATGATCTTGTGTCTGATCTGCTCACTGCTGAAGATGAGAAGattgaagaagagaaagaaaaacagttggAGGAAGTGGCATCAG ATGATTTGTCCTTAATCCGGAAGAATCGAATGGCTTTATTCCAACGTTTAACGTGTGTACTCCCAATCCTTGGGAGTTTACTATCAGCTAAAGTGATAACAGAACTTGAGCATGATGTTATTAAGCAGAAGACTCAGACAGCATTGCAGGCAAGGGAACTGATAGATACAATTTTAGTGAAAGGAAATGATGCAGCCAGCATCTTCAGGAACTGTCTACGAGATTGTGACCCTGTGCTCTACAGAGATTTATTTG tGGAGAAGACCATCAAGTATGTTCCCACAGAAGATGTTTCAG GTTTACCTATGGAAGAACAGTTAAGAAGACTGCAAGAGGAAAGAACATGTAAAGTTTGCATGGACAGAGAAGTTTCTATTGTTTTTATTCCATGTGGTCACTTAGTGGTGTGCAAAGAATGTGCACCATCCCTGAGGAAATGCCCTATTTGCAGGGGGACAATAAAGGGTACAGTCCGGACATTTCTTTCGTGA
- the LOC138110125 gene encoding inhibitor of apoptosis protein isoform X2 yields the protein MNIVEDSPFLASIMRQSALCGELKYDLSCELYRMSTFSTFPMNTPVSERSLARAGFYYTGRNDDVKCFCCDGGLRCWESGDDPWIEHAKWFPRCEYLLRVKGREFVSQIQARFPHLLEQLLSTSDPPVDENLDPPIIRFEPGESHSEDAIMMNTPVVKAALEMGFSRRLIKQTVQSKILATGENYKTVNDLVSDLLTAEDEKIEEEKEKQLEEVASDDLSLIRKNRMALFQRLTCVLPILGSLLSAKVITELEHDVIKQKTQTALQARELIDTILVKGNDAASIFRNCLRDCDPVLYRDLFVEKTIKYVPTEDVSGLPMEEQLRRLQEERTCKVCMDREVSIVFIPCGHLVVCKECAPSLRKCPICRGTIKGTVRTFLS from the exons ATGAACATAGTGGAAGATAGCCCTTTCTTGGCTAGCATCATGAGGCAGAGTGCTCTGTGTGGTGAACTGAAGTATGACCTGTCCTGTGAACTCTACAGAATGTCAACGTTCTCTACTTTCCCCATGAACACACCGGTATCAGAGCGGAGCCTTGCCCGGGCTGGGTTTTATTACACAG gtcGCAATGATGATGTGAAGTGTTTTTGCTGTGATGGTGGGTTAAGGTGCTGGGAATCTGGAGATGATCCATGGATTGAGCATGCAAAGTGGTTTCCAAG ATGTGAGTATCTGCTTCGTGTAAAAGGAAGAGAGTTTGTAAGTCAAATTCAGGCCAGATTCCCCCATCTCCTTGAACAG ctcttgtcAACCTCTGATCCGCCTGTAGATGAAAACCTTGATCCTCCAA TTATTCGTTTTGAACCTGGAGAGAGCCATTCAGAAGATGCAATCATGATGAACACACCTGTGGTTAAAGCTGCCTTGGAGATGGGATTCAGTAGAAGGCTAATAAAGCAAACAGTGCAAAGTAAAATCTTGGCCACTGGAGAAAACTACAAGACTGTTAATGATCTTGTGTCTGATCTGCTCACTGCTGAAGATGAGAAGattgaagaagagaaagaaaaacagttggAGGAAGTGGCATCAG ATGATTTGTCCTTAATCCGGAAGAATCGAATGGCTTTATTCCAACGTTTAACGTGTGTACTCCCAATCCTTGGGAGTTTACTATCAGCTAAAGTGATAACAGAACTTGAGCATGATGTTATTAAGCAGAAGACTCAGACAGCATTGCAGGCAAGGGAACTGATAGATACAATTTTAGTGAAAGGAAATGATGCAGCCAGCATCTTCAGGAACTGTCTACGAGATTGTGACCCTGTGCTCTACAGAGATTTATTTG tGGAGAAGACCATCAAGTATGTTCCCACAGAAGATGTTTCAG GTTTACCTATGGAAGAACAGTTAAGAAGACTGCAAGAGGAAAGAACATGTAAAGTTTGCATGGACAGAGAAGTTTCTATTGTTTTTATTCCATGTGGTCACTTAGTGGTGTGCAAAGAATGTGCACCATCCCTGAGGAAATGCCCTATTTGCAGGGGGACAATAAAGGGTACAGTCCGGACATTTCTTTCGTGA